In a genomic window of Vibrio gigantis:
- a CDS encoding GNAT family N-acetyltransferase, producing the protein MFKTVIDNELSIALVEESFASHYAEISQSQNEYLSQWLVWPPHCKTEQDFRIFIQRSLHDYAEGKSMTCAIIYKDKVVGNCSFNTIDHDKQKVMIGYWLSETYQGKGIVTRVVQKLIDIAFNELDMEKVEISAAVGNQSSRKVCERLHFTLEGIITRNENLNGRIVDHAIYGLHRSQRN; encoded by the coding sequence ATGTTTAAAACGGTTATCGACAACGAACTCTCCATCGCATTGGTTGAAGAGAGTTTCGCTTCTCACTACGCGGAAATCTCACAAAGCCAGAATGAGTACCTAAGCCAATGGCTCGTGTGGCCGCCACATTGTAAAACTGAGCAAGATTTTAGGATCTTCATCCAACGCTCGCTGCACGATTATGCGGAAGGTAAAAGCATGACATGTGCGATTATCTATAAAGACAAGGTCGTCGGTAACTGTAGTTTCAATACCATTGATCATGATAAGCAAAAGGTGATGATAGGTTATTGGTTATCTGAGACATACCAAGGAAAGGGGATTGTGACGCGCGTTGTCCAGAAGCTGATTGATATTGCTTTCAATGAGTTAGATATGGAAAAGGTAGAAATATCCGCCGCAGTCGGAAACCAAAGTAGCCGCAAGGTTTGTGAGCGCTTACATTTCACCTTGGAAGGTATCATCACGCGTAACGAGAATTTGAATGGTCGCATCGTTGACCATGCTATCTACGGCCTTCATCGCTCTCAGCGTAACTAG
- a CDS encoding sensor histidine kinase: MRKFIAAKLRSVSMFARLYLGIVIGMSATIFLFLNLGEGHMRRTEIETFLNDGIYFAEQYVRQHNQENSLYKELDRTGYQQFYIFNLRLLKDWSGEAPCQQCELYTTLNGVPIYLSDDNLYSAVFQLPNSRFSFAFSEVGDFFSPNIEWYEDSERHFLLGMLLAVIVAIGASVYLPVRRFQERIELLVEKQKQFGKGKLSTRSDMDDIHPVSDLASSFNFMAEEIESKVKQSHIFAQAIPHEVRTPLSRIQLATDILRRGAPDKHQVLFDDIDTYIEDINELTSEIIMLSKLNVMDNSFFELVKVTSDLREYCLDRIRYSKLDNATFESKVQLECKIKCDCSMARLVFDNVLKNAGNYTKDKVWMTLDENSENWLVVIEDNGSGIPENKRDEVFLPFSRLDSSRTSTTGGLGLGLAIAISAAKKLSWDIKIDDSKHGGAKFSIVIPKAS; the protein is encoded by the coding sequence TTGCGTAAGTTCATTGCTGCGAAACTGCGTTCGGTTTCGATGTTTGCTCGCTTATACCTTGGGATCGTGATAGGGATGTCGGCAACGATATTTTTGTTTTTGAACCTTGGTGAGGGGCACATGCGACGAACCGAGATCGAAACCTTCCTTAATGATGGCATCTACTTTGCGGAGCAGTATGTTCGTCAACACAATCAAGAAAACTCGCTCTATAAAGAGCTCGATAGAACAGGCTACCAACAATTTTATATCTTCAATTTACGCCTGTTAAAAGATTGGTCGGGAGAAGCTCCTTGCCAACAATGCGAGTTATATACAACCTTAAATGGTGTGCCGATATATCTAAGTGATGACAACCTTTATTCGGCAGTATTTCAACTGCCTAATTCTCGATTTAGCTTTGCATTCAGTGAGGTAGGGGATTTCTTCTCACCAAACATTGAATGGTATGAAGATTCAGAACGGCATTTTTTGTTAGGAATGTTACTGGCTGTGATTGTGGCGATTGGAGCAAGTGTTTACTTACCTGTGAGGCGCTTTCAAGAAAGAATAGAGTTGCTTGTTGAGAAGCAGAAGCAGTTTGGTAAGGGAAAGCTCAGCACTCGCTCAGACATGGACGACATCCATCCTGTTTCTGATTTGGCCAGCAGCTTTAACTTCATGGCTGAAGAGATCGAGAGCAAAGTGAAACAAAGTCATATTTTCGCTCAGGCTATCCCCCATGAGGTACGAACTCCGCTAAGCCGCATTCAACTAGCGACTGATATTTTGAGAAGGGGAGCACCAGATAAGCATCAGGTTCTTTTCGATGACATCGATACCTACATTGAGGATATTAATGAGCTAACGTCAGAAATCATTATGCTGTCGAAGTTGAATGTCATGGATAACTCTTTTTTTGAGCTCGTTAAAGTGACATCCGATCTTCGTGAGTATTGCTTAGATCGAATTCGTTACTCGAAACTAGACAATGCCACCTTTGAGTCAAAGGTACAGCTAGAGTGCAAGATTAAGTGTGATTGCTCAATGGCGCGCTTGGTGTTCGATAATGTTCTCAAAAATGCAGGCAATTACACGAAAGACAAGGTGTGGATGACGCTCGATGAGAATTCTGAAAACTGGCTAGTGGTGATTGAAGACAATGGCTCTGGAATACCAGAGAATAAGCGTGATGAAGTATTCCTTCCGTTCTCCCGATTAGACTCAAGCAGAACATCGACCACAGGAGGCTTAGGGTTAGGTCTTGCGATCGCGATTTCAGCAGCTAAAAAGCTATCTTGGGATATCAAAATCGACGACAGCAAGCACGGTGGTGCCAAATTCAGTATCGTGATACCTAAGGCCTCATAA